A window of Ictidomys tridecemlineatus isolate mIctTri1 chromosome 1, mIctTri1.hap1, whole genome shotgun sequence contains these coding sequences:
- the LOC101968022 gene encoding olfactory receptor 2M3: MAWGNQTSSPVFILLGIFNHSPIHTFLFALVLGIFTVAVMGNSTMVILIHLDAQLHTPMYFLLSQLSLMDLMLICTTVPKMAFNYLSGRNSISLGGCGTQIFFYVSLMGAECFLLAAMAYDRYVAICHPLRYPVLMSQKVCGLMATASWLLGSLDGIIVIVVALSFPYCGSRKIPHFFCDVPALLTLACTDTLTFERLMLICCIIMLLFPLGIIIASYARVILAVIHMGSGEGRRKAFATCSSHLMVVGMYYGAAMFIYMRPTSDRSPTQDKMVSAFYTILTPMLNPLIYSLRNREVSRAFMKVLGKGKSGE; encoded by the coding sequence ATGGCCTGGGGGAACCAGACCTCCAGCCCTGTCTTCATCCTGCTGGGCATCTTCAACCACAGCCCCATCCACACCTTCCTCTTCGCTCTGGTCCTGGGCATCTTCACAGTGGCTGTCATGGGGAACTCCACCATGGTGATCCTCATTCACCTGGACGCCCAGCTGCATACCCCCATGTACTTCCTCCTCAgccagctctccctcatggacctgatGCTCATCTGCACCACTGTCCCCAAGATGGCCTTCAACTATCTTTCTGGCAGGAACTCCATCTCTCTGGGAGGCTGCGGGACCCAGATATTCTTCTATGTGTCCCTGATGGGAGCCGAGTGCTTCCTGTTGGCAGCAATGGCCTAtgatcgctatgtggccattTGCCACCCATTAAGATACCCAGTTCTCATGAGCCAGAAAGTCTGTGGCCTCATGGCTACTGCTTCCTGGCTTCTTGGCTCCCTTGATGGTATAATTGTCATTGTGGTAGCCTTGTCCTTCCCATACTGTGGTTCCCGGAAAATACCCCACTTTTTCTGTGATGTCCCTGCCCTGCTCACCCTCGCGTGCACTGACACCTTGACATTTGAAAGGCTGATGTTGATCTGCTGCATCATTATGCTTCTGTTCCCTTTAGGCATCATCATTGCTTCCTATGCTCGTGTGATTCTGGCCGTCATTCACATGGGGTCTGGAGAGGGTCGCCGCAAAGcttttgccacctgctcctcccacctcatgGTGGTGGGCATGTACTATGGAGCAGCCATGTTCATCTACATGCGGCCCACTTCTGACCGGTCCCCCACCCAGGACAAGATGGTGTCGGCCTTCTACACCATCCTCACGCCCATGCTGAACCCCCTCATCTACAGCCTGCGCAACAGGGAGGTGTCCAGAGCATTCATGAAGGTGCTAGGGAAGGGAAAGTCTGGAGAGTGA
- the LOC144366666 gene encoding olfactory receptor 2M3-like — protein sequence MAWGNQTSSPVFILLGIFNHSPTHTFLFALVLGIFTVAVMGNSTMVLLIHLDAQLHTPMYFLLSQLSLMDLMLICTTVPKMAFNYLSGRNSISLGGCGTQIFFYVSLMGAECFLLAAMAYDRYVAICHPLRYPVLMSQKVCGLMAVASWLLGSLDGIIEAAVALSFPYCGSRKIPHFFCDVPALLTLACTDTLTFERMIFICCIIMLLFPVGIIIASYARVILAVIHMGSGEGRRKAFATCSSHLMVVGMYYGAAMFIYMRPTSDRSPTQDKMVSAFYTILTPMLNPLIYSLRNREVSRAFMKVLGKGKSGE from the coding sequence ATGGCCTGGGGGAACCAGACCTCCAGCCCTGTCTTCATCCTGCTGGGCATCTTCAACCACAGCCCCACCCACACCTTCCTCTTCGCTCTGGTCCTGGGCATCTTCACAGTGGCCGTCATGGGGAACTCCACCATGGTGCTCCTCATCCACCTGGATGCCCAGTtgcacacccccatgtacttcctcctcagccagctctccctcatggacctcATGCTCATCTGCACCACCGTCCCCAAGATGGCCTTCAACTACCTGTCTGGCAGGAACTCCATCTCGCTAGGAGGCTGCGGGACCCAGATATTCTTCTATGTGTCCCTGATGGGAGCCGAGTGCTTCCTGTTGGCAGCAATGGCCTAtgatcgctatgtggccattTGCCACCCATTAAGATACCCAGTTCTCATGAGCCAGAAAGTCTGTGGCCTCATGGCTGTTGCTTCCTGGCTTCTTGGCTCCCTTGATGGTATAATTGAAGCTGCAGTTGCCTTGTCCTTCCCATACTGTGGTTCCCGGAAAATACCCCACTTTTTCTGTGATGTCCCTGCCCTGCTCACCCTCGCGTGCACTGACACCTTGACATTTGAAAGGATGATATTTATCTGCTGCATCATTATGCTTCTGTTCCCTGTAGGCATCATCATTGCTTCCTATGCTCGTGTGATTCTGGCCGTCATTCACATGGGGTCTGGAGAGGGTCGCCGCAAAGcttttgccacctgctcctcccacctcatgGTGGTGGGCATGTACTATGGAGCAGCCATGTTCATCTACATGCGGCCCACTTCTGACCGGTCCCCCACCCAGGACAAGATGGTGTCGGCCTTCTACACCATCCTCACACCCATGCTGAACCCCCTCATCTACAGCCTGCGCAACAGGGAGGTGTCCAGAGCATTCATGAAGGTGCTAGGGAAGGGAAAGTCTGGAGAGTGA